From Ananas comosus cultivar F153 linkage group 2, ASM154086v1, whole genome shotgun sequence:
TCGAGCCTAACTCAAGCCAAATCCTTAAACTCAAGGGCTATTTTATATGATAtacttcaaattaaattttatatctcatagttttaaaatttctgataatatatgaataaatgcattattatgaaaaaaaatttgaattatagcttggtgctattgatagtatttcagtctAACACACGCGCGCAAGGATGAAATATGATGTTTTAAGCAACATCAAACGCAAATTAATAGAAAAGCTATCCAGTAAGATTGGCCATCCTGCTTATATACTAATGCTCCGAACTGAATGAATTTTCATTTTCGAATCGGGAGGAGTGTATACCCGGCGATACGCTGAAGTAAACGCTACCGCGCGGTGACCCTACCGCATCGTGAAGCTATTAAAAGCTCGGAAGAACCTTACCCCCGACCCGCCTCGTCTTGTGTTTGGTCCTGCGCGTTCGACGTACAGTGCGCTCCTCGTCCGACGACGAGCGCGAGCGCGAGCGCGCCCCTCTTTCTAAAAATGGACGTTCGCCGGAGGACCACCGCGGCCGCCGcccgtcctcctcctcctgctgctgctgctccggGAACGCCCACCACCTCCCGCGGGGGCGGGGTGCAGGCGTCGGACGCGCTGCCGCTCCCCATCCGGCACACGAACCTCCTGTTCTCGGCGCTCTTCGCGGCGTCGCTCGCCTACCTGATGCGGCGGTGGCGCGAGAAGATCCGCTCCTCCACGCCGCTCCACGTGGTGGGCCTCGCCGAGATCCTCGCCATCTTCGGCCTCGTCGCCTCCCTCATCTACCTCCTCAGCTTCTTCGGCATCGCCTTCGTCCAGTCCATCGTCTCCtccaacgacgacgacgacgacttcgTCCTCGCCTCGTCCGCCGCCAACacggccgccgcctcctccaacacgggcgccgccgccgcggccccgTCCCCGCCCCCGTCGCCCTGCGCCCTCCTCGGCGCCGCCGACGTCGCTCCGGAGAGAATgccggaggaggacgaggagatCGTGGCCTCGGTCGTGGCGGGGAAGACCCCTTCGTACGCGCTGGAGGCGAGGCTCGGGGACTGCTTCCGCGCGGCGGGAATCAGGCGGGAGGCGGTGAGGAGGGTGACGGGGAGGCGGTTGGAGGGCCTGCCGCTGGAAGGGTTCGACTACGCGTCCATCCTGGGGCAGTGCTGCGAGCTGCCGGTGGGCTACGTGCAGCTCCCGGTTGGGGTGGCGGGCCCGCTGGTGCTGGACGGGAGGGATCACTACATACCCATGGCCACCACGGAGGGCTGCTTGGTGGCCAGCACCAACCGCGGCTGCAAGGCCATCGCCGAGTCCGGGGGGGCCGCCAGCGCCGTGCTCAGGGACGGGATGACGCGGGCGCCCGCCCTGCGCTTGCCCTCCGCCGCCAGAGCCGCCCAGCTCAAGGCCTTCGTCGAGGACCCCGCCAATTTCGACACTCTCGCCGTCGTCTTCAACAGGTAAACAACTATTCTTATACTCCTCggtttttttacctttttttctcccgatttttgtttttttgggcaTATGATGGGTGCTGGTCGGTTGTCGCATACAGGAGCCGTGACTTGTGACGGCTAcaagttttttccttttttttgttgccTTTGTTGTCAATTTGGAAGCGTCCAAGCAATGCTTGCTCTTCGTTTTGCCATGTGTTTGATGATGGGTCCGTGTGGGatattatcttatatttgtTCCCTACCCAAActtcgttttattttttattttttccttttaactTTGCTTTTCCTGATCCGTTTCTTCAGGTTACTACCATCTTGCTTTCACTATACTGTTTTCTGCAAGTGCTTTTATGTTTCCATTTTTTACTCCATCGCTCTACCTACCATTTTCTATGTTGGCATAGTCGCATGGTGCTCTTTTTATTGTTCAATTTTACTTTCAAATCCTTCGTTCAGCATAGAAATTCAGATTCATCTAAATGTTCTTGGAATTATCCCAGGTCCAGCAGATTTGCGAGGCTACAGGGAATCCAATGCGCGATGGCCGGGAGGAACCTTTACATGAGACTTAATTGCAGCACAGGGGATGCAATGGGAATGAACATGGTCTCAAAGGGTGTTCAAAATGTGCTGGACTATCTGGAAACTGATTTCCCCGACATCGATGCCATCAGCATCTCAGGTCAGTTTCTCCATATATTGCTTAAATGTAAGCTAAATCATCAGCCCATTTAAAGACGTTATTTCCCTCTCCCCAGATTAGTTACTATCAAAATTGAGAGACGCGTACGCCAACCGTAAGGCCGGAACACGTTCGCTGGTTCTTTAAACAAATATGCTGGCCTAATTTCAGTCAAATCAATCCATGTTAATAAGAGCGGCTGGCTGACGTATGCTTTGCTCCATTATACCAAAAATGTGTCTAGTTTGTCCGAAGAAATAGCCGTGGGTCCGCTGCAATGTGATGATGCCTTGATTGGCATGAAAAGAGTTTACAGGCTGTGTTCTCAAGAAAATAAGAGTGAAGGTACCACTAATTGTTAAACTCTGCAATCATGCTAGTAATTACGAAGGGAAAATTTCCCTTCTGTACAAACTGAGAGGGAGCTAGGGAAATATTTTACTTCACAATGGTGGATTTCTGATTTTGACGCCACAACGATGAAACATGTTGAAAAAGTAAGAAGGAATTTACTAATAAACTCTCATGTAAATTACCCAATAAAAGGAACTCGTCTAGTCGTCTAGCGAAAACACAGACTGCTTATACAAGACCCAGAATGTCCAATTCTCAGTCTTCTTTTGGGCTTTCATTGAGCAGGTAACTTCTGTTCGGACAAGAAGCCAGCAGCCATAAACTGGATCGAGGGGCGCGGGAAGTCAGTGGTGTGCGAGGCGATCATCAAGGAGGAGGTTGTGAAGAAAGTGCTCAAGACGACTGTGCCCGCCCTCGTGGAGCTCAACACGATAAAAAATCTCGCAGGGTCCGCCGTCGCGGGATCTCTCGGTGGGTTCAATGCGCATGCAAGCAACATTGTTTCTGCCATATTTATTGCCACTGGTCAAGACCCTGCACAAAATGTGGAGAGCTCGCACTGCATCACCATGGTTGAGGCTGTGAACGAGCGCAAGGATCTTCACATCTCTGTCACCATGCCTTCTATTGAGGTAATTCTTTATATCCTGGTCTCAGCAATTCTATTAATTAGTTCAAATATTCATTTCTACTGCAATCAGTATCGTACCTGCTTTGAAAACCGCCCTTTAAGCTACACAAAAATAGTTTCTTTCTGCTTTCCCTATGTAATTTTTACTTCAAAAGTTTTTGCAGAAGACTATTACCTAGATTTCTATTCACAATAGAGCGATGATACACAGTACTATCGCAAGAAATCAAAATACAGAATCTATTGCTCCCCTTATTATCTGTCCAGTTGTCGTGCATGACCTCATCTTCCACAAATTTTCTTCTCTCCCCACCAAGAcctttttatatttactttacCTGGATTGTAATAATATTTATGTGTTCTGTTAAACAATTTAATTTACTGAATTGTGGTTGGTCCAATCTATAGAATCTATACGGTAACACGTGAACTTGGTTGGCTACTCCATTTCTGGGTACCAAATATTCCTGTTGGTAGTAATAGTCTGAGCTTATTATTTCCTTAGTGGGCCCATTGCAGACCAAATAGTTGTCTCTACTAATTATTTTTGGACATATTCCTGCCATGTactgaaaattttttagttCCTTGTATAGCTGTGATTAGGAAATTGAAATAACTTAATCAGATCCATTTAAGATTCATgctatgttttttttatatttatatttaccaCAGGTGGGCACGGTTGGCGGGGGAACCCAGCTAGCGTCTCAGTCAGCCTGTTTGGACCTGCTTGGCGTGAAGGGCGCCAACATGGAATCGCCTGGGGCAAATGCGCGGCTTCTAGCCACCATTGTGGCCGGTGGTGTTCTGGCTGGGGAACTCTCCCTCTTGTCGGCCCTGGCCGCTGGCCAGCTTGTGAAGAGCCACATGAAGTACAATAGATCCAGCAAGGATATCACAAAAGCTGTTGCTTGAAGATACACCCCTCCTGTAGATGGTTCCTCCCATGAAGAACAAGCTAAAAGAATGTGTGGGAGAAGCCGGAGGAGAGAGGTagggagagagaaagtaaaAGGTGGCCCTGTTAGGTAGATCAAGAGCTAATCTTATCAAGAGGTGAATCTTTAGGGTAAAATGGATGATAATCCCTGCGCTCTTGCTATATTATGAATCGGTCCTATAGCTTTTCACTTTAACCATTTATTAGTGTCCAACTTTTCCATGTCTTGCATTTGTGTCCTTGACCATGGTTACCGTCGGACCTCATTAGCACCGATTAGTCATAATGTGGTTCTGCACGTGACCATTTTGCAGAAAAAGGACCATTCCAACCTTTCTCTTGCCAAGTAAATTTCTCCTTTGGTAACCTTATTAAAATGGTCATCTTAGCTTTTTGAGGTCAATGCAGGTCAAAATGTGATTGCAAATcataccccaaaaaaaaataataaattaggaacTAAGTGGTTGAGGTTCCAAGTTTGGGAATTATTGGGCATTATTATCTGTACATTAGACCCTAGATGGTAAAAGTATGGGGATTTCTAAAAAGTATGGGGATTATCTTAGAAAGGTACACGCAGTGAAGGTTGTGGCTTTTCAGTTCACCCTCGGCACCTGgtagcagcagcaacagcgGAGAATCAATCACAAATTTCCCCAAAGAttccctgctgctgctgctgctgcttgacCACGTGAACGGTCTGACCCTGTAGTCGCAGAAAGCTAAGAAGAcagcttagggtgtgtttgtttgggtgaaagtgaGGGAGAAGTGGAGAGGGGGAAGTTATTTATGCTATAAACTATTACtttcgttgtttgttttgccgtaattttattacggcCGAAAGTCGAGTTCATCCAAAATAGGGTAATTGACCTCGCCCTCCCacggggcgaagtcaattccggtgaagtgcaaagaggcaaaggaacttgttaaatttggttaggtaatgtgattaaatttggttaggtaaattttaatatattttttgtctaatttatatatttagaaaatgatgaaaaataaatttgttaaatgttaataattttttaactttagaattttatttgtttgcattattataatttatatacaaataaataatataattttttaaaattttattttataattatacatatatataattatatacatatataattatattaatttttatttattataatttattattcactataagttataaaatagacaataatatcactttggaggtaagtataccgggggtggagagctacactttttacgtcatctacttcctaccaaacaaacaacagNattttttaactttagaattttatttgtttgcattattataatttatatacaaataaataatataattttttaaaattttattttttttatatatatatatatatatatatatataattatattagtttttatttattataatttattattcactaagttacaaaataaacaataatatcacttcggaggtaagtataccgggATGGAGAGCTAtactttttacgtcatctactttCTACCAAATAAACAACAGAACTCACAGAACTGTACTTTCACAGTtagaaataaatagtaaaagtaaattaattttcacctaaattttactttaatcTAAAGTCTACTTTCACCCAAATTTatttacgttgaaacaaacatgtccTATTAGACGGTGGAGCTGCCCCGTGTTGTCTGCTTTCACCTCAGCGTCTGGGCCCCCCCTGCAGAAAGTTGTTTGCGTACCTTCCCCTTTGGCTTCGGGAAACTAATTTGTAATCTCTACTTAACCTGCTGCCATGTGGTCTTCTTTTTGTAAACATTGTTTTCCTGCAGAATGTTGTTTGCGTACCTTCCCCCTTGGCTTCGGGAAACTAATTTGTAATCTCTACCTAACCTGCTGCCATGTGATCTTCTTTTTGTAAACATTGTTTTCACTGTTCGTGTGTAAAGTTGTTGCCCTTCTTGAATAGCTCTTCTCAAGAGCCTTTTTTTGGTTGGTCCTCTGTAACTTAATTTGGTGGTGTTAAAGTAAAATTAACGTATGGCCAtggaacacacacacacacacacacatatatatatatatatatatatatatatatatatagagagagagagagagagagagagagagagagagagagagagagagagtccagttGGGANatagaaaattctttatactatttagataatgtttgataactctgattatgaattgagaaagtctaatctctattttaagaaggttattcatttatgaccgttcattttataactcttaagatgaacttgataatgatttttaaatattacaaaatttggtttctaaatatttttaattgtgtagatcaatttcaacagtGCCGCTTattaatttgaagttccgatcattcaaaacgacttgataggacaatagctcaaatattatcaatagcaccatgtatttggtactatcaagttttccgccgttagatttaaccctttcattattttcacccgttagattatactattaaatcaataactcactcaatcctagagggtTCATATCATCCTAgtcttatattttttcatccaagggtcgaaaacttaatagcactaataacttggtactattgatagtgtTTCAGCctaggtctatatatatatatagagagagagagagagagagagagagtggagctactatgcaatcggAAATATAGAGGATCTAGTATTTCCGATTTTTTGTCCATTAGGTCGGTctatttaatcatttttaatttttgtattaatactattaccctgtggggatcactcaaccctagggatacTACTCAACCTTGGGAAGGATCGCAATCATCTCAACCGTAtaattcttaatccaatggtcaaaataTAAGAAGCATCACATGCTCTATGCTTTCGATGGCATTATAGCtctgcactatatatatatatatatatatatatatatatatatatagtacattttctatacttttgaaagtacggaggtccatgcttgtaagttattttcgataatggagcatTCAATTtaacgatcggcttcgttaaatatgatctacgctactagaattatttaaaaatcaaattttcataattcttcgatatcatttatcaaGTGCTTAAagagtctcaaaaatgactattttaacggccgatatagCACGTTTGAAAGTTCAACAGTGACGaagaatccaaattatatgaaattttaataaaaaatcttacttaacatcaagagtaagaacgatactttcgatttaaaatttgagtcttttatcactattttttatgaaatttttattttcagctgttcattttgagcctatttgtttactaggcaaatgaagtcaaaaaattataaaatttggtttctaaatagtttcaatagtgTAGGTTATGTCTAACGGAGTCAATCGCCAAATtggatgctccatcatcgaaaacaacctaCAAGCACGAAGGttttcgtactttcgaaagtataggagcctagctatatatatatacacctatatattatttttcttaaattgtcACATGACAACATTCCTTCATTTGTTGAGTGTGGGTTCCATCTCGAATCGGCTCAAGTTCTCCACCtcgaattgaatttttttttttttatttgaatcaaaCCAATCATTGTTGAGTATGTGCTCCCTTAAAGCGGTTCAAGTCTTCcacatatttctctttttttttacttgaactgaatctaatttttctctttctttatttaaatcaaatcaGGTCAGCCTGTTGTATTGGTCCAAACTAGCCCAACTACACATGTTTTCATCTTTGTACcggatttttctttctttgcttgaatcaAAGTAATCACTGTTGAGTGTGGACTCCATCCAGAACCGATTTTTGCTTGAACAAAATCGAGTCACATCTCTACAGTGGGCGTGActgtttcttttcctcttccttctaCTATTATCTTCTTTCATCGATAAGACGATAAGATGAATCTCATCTCTCAACGTCGTTTTTTCTATTGCCCCTTTTTCATCGATAAGTTGAATTTCACTTCtcattgttatttttttttattaccgtttttttcttcatttatcattattatttttaattatttatctatctatctgtctatctatctatctatccaagcatataaattactatactagtatatatattagtatatgcATATTATGAACTGAAATGGGGAGTGACTGACGGCATCATCACAGTGTTGGTGCACAGGTGTCAGAATGCATTAATTTGTGGTGAAGgcctacagtttttttttttttttttttttaagagagagatagatagcacactattcgcttagtttattttgtttagaaataaatttagttggaaatgtgaatcaattacgATTCGAACTTAGGTTTCGAATACCAATCAGTAAATTCTTTGCCAATTGCTCTAGCGACGATCGGTCAGGCCTGCAGTTATCAATGAACATGTTCAGGAGAGTTGGTGAGGGGGAAAGGGCTTTCTCCCCCGTGCATAAAGCGCCAAGCCCCAACTCCCAGGCCGCATGGCATGTGTCATTCACTTCTCGGCTGGACCAATTCTATTGTACTTAGGTGGAGTTTCCTACTGCAACTACTCTCGCTCCTTCCAGGCCTCCGTTACTTCGCATAAACAATTCACTTTGACCGACCGTTCGTAGAAGATTTGGTATTTGATATTCgagattcaaattcgaattttagttgattcacattttcaactaaatttatttttaaataaaataaacttaataggtagcgtgctatctatctcttaaaaaaaaaaaaaatagttcacTTGCGTCTCCCGCGGTTCCTAgcataattagttaaaaatttaatgctcggtaatagaaattttaaatttattatttaattattttatatttctaactaatttaattctttgttaaaaaaataaataaagtagatATTCTGTTATTTATCGctcaaaagaataaataatttgGTCGTGTCATCTCCCCATAAAAAGACGCGCGCAAtgagagaaggaaaaggagaagctGTGTAGCTCAGTGACTGACCCCTGAGTGGTTGGTAGGACCTCCACATGGCGAACGTGCTTATTACTTTTCGGCCAAACACGAAGGACATTGAGCCCGGGGGGCCACCATTACTGTGCTGGACAGGGAGGGACATTGGCACATTGCTGCATTGCGCGcggaagaatatatatatatatatatatatatatatatagagagagagagagagagagagagagagagagagagagagagagagagatgacctAACCTAGCTAGCTAGCATAGGGAAATCCATACAGAAGCACTTGCCTTATTGTTAACAGCCATTAGACATAGGCATGACCCAGCAGTAGAGAGGGTCCAAATGGAAGCACATGCATTATTGTTAATAGACATATATGACCGACCACATGTAGGGAgtccatatatatacatacggaCGCACTTGCATTATTGTGTTGATGGATACTCCTATAAACTCTTCCATGTTCTCACGTGCAATTCTGCCAAAAACACCAAGAGCTCTAGCGGTCTAGCCCTGTCTCCTTTCTATTTAATTCAGATAGCCAAGGACTTGGCACTTTGCTCCGGGACCTTTTACGTAcgtagttttataaaattaaaactattatattataAGGCTAATTTGGTATACATTAAATTGGCTTTGATCGgatgtaattataattatagtatagATAACTATGCGTGGAGTTGAAATACAATAGTTACAGCCGTATCTATCTTTTTTGATTGAATACAGTAAAAACCTCGGTAACTtagacttcttttttttttttagtttcataCAGTTGATAACTGTATTTACAAATTATTTCTTTACATATGTGATTGCGGGATTGCCTCTTATGTAGATGCaaattatttctttaattaaaagGTGATTATGCAAGTACGCTTGTCTCTTACTGTACTTATTGTTCTCAATTGGTACAGTTGGAATGGTGACCAATTTATATGTAGTTTCAATTGTAAGAGCTTGCTTTTATTATTTCAACTGCAACAATTGGATTTAACTGTACCCAATCAAATGTCACATTTGAATTGGCTGGTAGTTATGTGCAACCAAACAATCTTTATTTTAGGTTAATTTGaccatattaatatattatacgataataaaaaaaataaaatacatatctcattaatttttgaaaatcttatTGTAAAAATTTTGATCCTCGTCGATCACTAtgcaaatgatataaaaaaatcacaaagtTTATTTTATAggtacttaaaatatttaaaatcaagtctaacggagtcgatcgttgattcgaaagtcccaatatcgaaaacgactaTGAAGTACCATGAACCCTCTGCTTCCAGAAATATACagtctctctctcctctctctctctctcatctctctctctctctctcttctctctctctctctctatatatatatatatatataatatatatataaagaagtcAAAGAAATTGAAAGAATAGATCTAAAggtaaaaagttttttttttttttttttttggagagagataggtagcatgctaccgccgCTCGTTACTTTCATTAGAAATAATCTAGCTCACGAAATCGtgaaatcaactaggatttgatcttggatctcgggtatcaaccaccaagccctttaccacttgctctagagacggtcggttaaAGGTGAAAAAGTTGGTAGCACCACTATTAGAGTTGCCGTGGCATGAAATCTCCACATGGTAGCAAACGGGCCGACAATAGAACCGAACAACAAGCCGTGATCGGGTAACGACTTTTGTTACTTGGCCCTTTGGGCCGAGCACGAAGTTGGCTGTTTAAATGCGGGCCCCGTAGAGCCCATATGTGAAAAACTACGCTGTTGGCCTGTATCTATAGGCCACGGGACCCACATATGGGCTTTCCTCATGGGTTGGGTCAATCAGGCCCACGTAATCCAACTGCCGCGTCCAATATGTGGTGGTGCTTCGGTCCAGATCCGCTCCTAATGGAGTTGCAGACGAAAGAAATAAATGGATTTGGTGCAGCAGAAGGAACATTCTTTATGATCTTAGATGGATTCGGGAGAGGAAGCAGAGTAAAAATTGATCCACCCAAATTTGttatttctcaatttttattttaattaaaataataaaacttaatatatttaattttaatttcaatataaaataaaattttcgatgTCCCAGATTCTAGAGggacaaataaaatttttgggcTGTAAGAATCATAATACGATATATGTTCACATCATCTTATTTAGTGACTAGACAGAAAGCGGTGCGAATCACTCGCCCTCTAGATCCGCTCCATTGCCACTGTTAGCCCCGTACCGCATTTAGGAGGAGCAAAGATGTAAAAGTGGGCGGTTAATTTGAGAAGGATGGGTGCGGCTCTTCATCGCACGCGTGTGCACCCCGGCCTCCTCTCCCATGGCTATCGGTGGCGTGAGGTATCTTctactctcctttttttttttttcttttagttagAAGTTTAATTATCAGCATGCTACCTACGTATTATTTACTTGAGAGAACATTCTTAACTACTGCTGTTACtagtaatattaattataacagTAAAAGGTGATCTTTTATTTGATGGTCAGGCTCCGATAGAAGTCATAAAAGGACTACTCAAAAACTTAGGGAAGCAATAATAGATGACCCAAGAAAAGCAACATGCTATTTGATTTTGCTAAGTAGTTAACGTGAGCTTAATAAATGAACAGGTAGATTAAATatacaaaactatatatatatatatatatatatatatatNcatatatatatatatatatatatatatatatatatatatatatatatatatgcacacatATGCTacagtaaattaattaatgccAATAATGGTGATGAGAGAGGACGATAGTATATTACTCAATGGACATGATATAAAGGCTTGCTTTTCAAAGTGTTCTGAAGGCCATCCAAAATCCAAATGAATTGCCGTACGATCCCTGAATGATTCCAGTAGAAAGCCGTTGGTGTTATTATAGTTGAAGATAACAACaatgctttttctttttaacgtGGGTAGCGCCGTGCGCTGCGAATTATCTGTCGAG
This genomic window contains:
- the LOC109723508 gene encoding 3-hydroxy-3-methylglutaryl-coenzyme A reductase 3-like codes for the protein MDVRRRTTAAAARPPPPAAAAPGTPTTSRGGGVQASDALPLPIRHTNLLFSALFAASLAYLMRRWREKIRSSTPLHVVGLAEILAIFGLVASLIYLLSFFGIAFVQSIVSSNDDDDDFVLASSAANTAAASSNTGAAAAAPSPPPSPCALLGAADVAPERMPEEDEEIVASVVAGKTPSYALEARLGDCFRAAGIRREAVRRVTGRRLEGLPLEGFDYASILGQCCELPVGYVQLPVGVAGPLVLDGRDHYIPMATTEGCLVASTNRGCKAIAESGGAASAVLRDGMTRAPALRLPSAARAAQLKAFVEDPANFDTLAVVFNRSSRFARLQGIQCAMAGRNLYMRLNCSTGDAMGMNMVSKGVQNVLDYLETDFPDIDAISISGNFCSDKKPAAINWIEGRGKSVVCEAIIKEEVVKKVLKTTVPALVELNTIKNLAGSAVAGSLGGFNAHASNIVSAIFIATGQDPAQNVESSHCITMVEAVNERKDLHISVTMPSIEVGTVGGGTQLASQSACLDLLGVKGANMESPGANARLLATIVAGGVLAGELSLLSALAAGQLVKSHMKYNRSSKDITKAVA